The following DNA comes from SAR324 cluster bacterium.
ACTTGTGCGTCTACTAAATATTTTTGGGTTCAGGCGGAGTTCATTGCAACAGCTTGGCGTCTTTTTTGGTTGACAGAAAAGCCTATCTATCGAGATGATTATTTGGAATTCTGGCGTTACGCCTGGGATCATTTTGTGGATCACCAACATGGCGCCTGGTTTAGGATTCTCTCTCGAGAGAGCCAAAAAATCGATAGGCTCAAGTCTCCCCCTGGCAAAACAGACTATCATGTCCTGACCGTGTGCTGGGATATTCTGGATCACCAGCCGGAATGATCCCTCCAACCTTTGTTATCTTGGGCCTACATCAACTTTCAAAAAGGAAGGTTATCCTATGGAAAGAAAGACCTACGGTTATCAATTCCAAATGGTTCAGTTGATTGTTCGAAAAACGCAAAAGGTGGAGGCTGCAAAAGAGGAAAAGCAATCCATGAACGAACTACAGACTGAGAAGGGTTCCTTCATGATTCAACGGAACCCTGCTTAACTGAGCTCAGAAATATTTTTCAGACTGGCATGCTTTTCTTCATCGAGTACTCCTAGGCCAATTACGGTTCTGCAATTTCAATCTTGGGGCTGCGGGCCTCAATCTCTTTGGCAGCAGAAATAAGAATATCCTCTCGGAAGCGTGCCCCCACCAGTTGAGCGCCCATTGGTATCTTTCCATCAGGACTATCATTGTATCCCGTGAAGATGGAGAGACCCGGAATGCCCATCAAAGGAAGCCCTACCTGGGTGAGTTGAGCCTTAATCACTCTTGGAAAATCCTCCAGATCCAGCAAATCTGGAAAGGGAGGTTCGCTCGAAGTAGGGCAGATCAAGACAGGATATTTCTCCAAGAAGAGTTGCCAATCCCGAAGAAATCCCAACCGCGCCTGTAAAGCATCCAATACATCATTTATCGTTGGCACAGGCGAAAGTTTGGTCATCTCCCCAAAGACGTGGATGGCATCTGGATCTCCCTCTTTGTCTAGAATGCCTGTCCCTACACGATGTGTTTCAGCAAGCCAGAGAATAGCCTGCAATCTAGCCGGTTCCTGAAACGGTGGGCTCTCTACTTCCGTTACCTCCCAACCCGCATCTTTGAGCCTTTCAGCAGCTTGCCGAACTGCTTTTTCAACGGACTCCTCTGTTTGCATGCCATCTGGATTCACACAGAGCGCAGCCCTCCGAGGAAAATCACCCATCTGATACGGGAGAGGAACATGCCAGGGGTCTCTTAGATCTGCACCAGCCATCACTTTGGTGGCTAACTCCAGATCAGCGAT
Coding sequences within:
- a CDS encoding amidase family protein — translated: MEGLWKRSAAEIVGLVKSRQVSAVEVAQSAFDRLQAVNGKLNAVVIETPEDALRSAELVDQAIDRGEDPGELAGVTVTVKVNIDQAGYANTNGLKLQENLIANQDSPVVTNFRKAGAIIIGRTNTPAFSLRWFTRNQLHGHTINPHNSRITPGGSSGGAASATASGIGAIGHGTDIGGSVRYPAYACGLQGLRPTQGRFPAWNPSGKDRHIGAQLMAVSGPLTRTIADLELATKVMAGADLRDPWHVPLPYQMGDFPRRAALCVNPDGMQTEESVEKAVRQAAERLKDAGWEVTEVESPPFQEPARLQAILWLAETHRVGTGILDKEGDPDAIHVFGEMTKLSPVPTINDVLDALQARLGFLRDWQLFLEKYPVLICPTSSEPPFPDLLDLEDFPRVIKAQLTQVGLPLMGIPGLSIFTGYNDSPDGKIPMGAQLVGARFREDILISAAKEIEARSPKIEIAEP